In Bacillota bacterium, the sequence TTTAAGGCACCCGAGGCAGGACATATTTATCACATGTCACCCAAGGTGACAAACCTCGGCGAAAATACTACACTATCTGCTGCTATAGGCGAAAGTGCAGATACAATGACACTGCACTATGGACTTGCGGGAAGCGGTAAGTTTGATACGATTGATATGAGTGCAGCAGAAAAAAATGACGGGTATTCTGTATTTACTGCTGACGCGGCTTCGGATAAATTCGCATCTCTTGGGCGTATCGATTACTATTTTACATCCGGTGATGTAACATCTGATACTTACACAGTTTCGACTGACGGTAAGTCTTTCTCTGAATTACTTTCTTCAGATAAACCTTTACGCTGGCTGTTTATAGGGGATAGTATAACGCATAACTTCTCACATACTGGGGCTATGAATAACTATGTTGAGATGCTCGAACAGCGGGTAAAAGTTGAGATGGGCAGATCGAATGACGTATTTGTCAACTCTGGTGTCAGCGGTCAAAAAACTAATGACGTTTTAGTAGGTATTGAGCAGCAAGCTTTGCAGTTTGAGCCGGACGTCATATTTATAAATATCGGCATGAATGACAGAGGGGCAATCAAACCTGATGACATTGCACTATTCAAGTCAAGACTCAACACAATCGTAGACAAGCTTCGCAATATCAACGGAAAAGTTCCGAAAATATGCCTTTTGACTGTTGTTCCCAGAGGCTCAACATACACAATGGATTATATGGCGAATTATGAAACTGTAAATCAGATCTACTATACTCATCTGGATATTGTTCGCGAACAGGGACTTCAGTATGTTGATCTTTTCAAACCGTTTATGTTGGAGCGTGACGTTGACCCGATAAATAACGTAGCTAATTTCCATACAGACCCTACCCATCCGAACCGCAGAGGTCACCTGCTTATGGCAACAAGCATTATGAAGGGCATTGGCATTTACGATCCCAAAAACAGCGCAGTTTGCAGTCTTAACGGGGAAGATTATTTAAACAATGTTGATATAAGACCTGCTGCGAAAATCGATTATTCTTCTGATGGATCAGTAAGCGGAACATTCAAAAAACTTGTAGGCGGATCAATAGACTGGGGTATCATAGGAGCAAATCAAATGCTCGGCATGAGCACCTATACCGGTGGCAGAAGCCTTTCAAGGCAGTTGGAAAACGGCATTAGAAACCGCACATCGACTGCTTCTGTATATGAAAACCGTGTGCTGAACTTCTCGACGGCCGACGCCACGCCAGGATATTTTGCCGAAAATCTTAATACTTTAATCGGACCAAATACTCCAGACAGCAGTCATCCTATTAAATATTACATCATAATGCCGGAAGTTCCGGACGTTTATAAGGATGGATATCAGCATTCGGCCGACAAGGTTGCACAGTATAAGGCAGATGTTACGGCTCTGCTAAGCAAAACTAAAGCTGATCTAAATATTATTGTGACGCCTCCCGCATCCTCTGATGCGAAAATAAATGGCTATCTCGCCGATTATGTTAAGGCGTTGCATGAGATAACTCTTGATGATTCGTCTGCACTTATTGATGTATATAAAACAATGAATGATAATATGAACAATATCCCGTGGCTGTCACGCAACTGGTTCTTACAGGATGGAACAATCAACTATGTTGCTGCACGTGATATTGCGATGATGATTCTTACATCAATAAACGAAAATGGCGGCGATATTTTATATTCTGACCTTTCAACCACATCTTTCAGAGATACCGGAAGCGGAACCCGTTATGATAATATAGCGCCAAGTTACACAACAGACGGTCTTAATACGGTAATCGATGTTTCAAATATTTTAAGCGATAAACTTTACAGCGGAAAAGACTTAACCTTTGCGGTAAGCAGGGAACCAGCAGTTAATACTCATTTTAACAGCGGTGATGACAAACAGATCGCGTATGCAAAAGCAAATGATGGGAAAATAACGATCCGTGAAGGAAAAGCCGGGACATATACCTATCGTGTGTTAGTACAGGATAAAGGACTAACGACAGAACTTAAAGATATTACCGTTACACTTTCAGGGGGGACAGCCGTTACCGATATTGCTCCTGAACATTGGGCATATGATTATGCAATGGGACTTTTGAACGTGGGAATTATAAGCGGTGAGTCAGCAGATAACGGCATATCATTAAGACCTTCCTCTAATATTACCAGAGAGGAAACTGCAAAGATCCTGACCGGCGTGTTTAACCTTCCGGTTGTGACAGGAGAAATTGCAAACGGTGATAATTCATCCGACTGGGCAAAAGATTATCTTGCGACAGTTAATGCAAAAGGCATCATGCTAGGAACAGACGGCATGATGAACGGCCGAAATACAGCGACAAGAGCTGAGGTTGTCGCAATGCTCGGCAGGGCAATGGGTAACTCTGATGCGGATCTTTCTAAGCTTGAGGGATATGCCGATAAAGGAAGTATTCCTGATTGGGCTAAAAGCGGCGCTGCTGTATTAATTAAAGCAGGCGTCATAGGCGGGTATGATGACGGTTGTCTGCATCTTGAACGCAGCATAACACGTGCTGAACTATTTGCAATGGTTTCACGTATCCTAGCCTCTAAATAATAGCTGACATCAAAAGCGGGAGTTAAAAAACTCCCGCTTTTTTGATGCATTAATGCTTATTGTGATTATCAAAAAATTACTATATAATAAATTTAAAGTTTTTAAATTGAGGTCGCTATGAGCAAAAAATACATGCCGTTAAATCTTGCCTCGAATATTATAATGTTTTCGGTCAGCTTTGGTATAAGTTTCTTTTTATCTCCGTTTATTATAGACAGACTGGGAAGGGAAGCTTATGGTTTTATCGGGCTAATTGGAAACTTTATCAGCTATGCCTCAATAGTGACTATAGCGTTAAATTCAATGGCTGGAAGATTTATAACTATAAAAATACACGAAGACGATATGAAATCCGCAAATATTTATTTTAATTCAGTGCTTATAGGAAATTTATTTTTATCTTTGGTCTTTTTAATTATATCTGCAGTGCTTTTAATTAATCTGCAGCTGATATTGCACATCCCGGAACATTTGACTTCTGACGTTAAAACCGCTTTTTTCCTTGCTACAATCGAGTTTATAATCTCGCTAATATCATCTGTTTTTGGAGTTGCAACATTCGTCAGGAATAAACTATACCTCTCATCATGGCGCAGTATTCAGTCGAATATTATTAGGGTTACAGTAATCATTATTTTGTTCACATTGATGCCAGCTAGGATATCATTTTTAAACATAGCTACGTTAACTGCAGCTGTGTTTGTTTTATTCACGAACATACATTTTACTAGAACACTTACGCCAGATATAAAAATCAGTAAAATATACTATAATGCTTGTGCTGTTATTGAACTTTTAAAATGTGGTGTCTGGAATACATTCAGTCGCTTAAGCCAGATTTTAAATACAGGTTTGGATCTGCTTTTAACAAATATTTTCCTTGGCGCTTCTTTAATGGGTACTCTTAATATATCAAAAACACTTCCGACTTATTTCATTACCTTTACCGCGACAATCGTTTCGGTTTTTGCCCCTGAGCTTACAATAGCATATGCGCACAAAAATACCGAACAAATAATAAAAACGACAAAACAGTCGGTAAAGATAATGACTTTCTTCACCAGCCTGTTTTTCGCATTTATTATCATATATTCGAAGCAGTTTTACAAGCTGTGGCTGCCGTCTCAGGATGCGAATTTAATTTATATCCTTACAGTTTTATCCGTGATACATATGCCTTTATCGAGCGGAGTAAACTCACTTTATAATATATTTACTATAACGAATAAAGTTAAAACAAGCTCGCTGGTGCTTTTATCAAGCAGTATATTAAATGTTATAATTGTTGTGACATGTGTTAAAATATTACCTCAAAATGTAGCAATATATGCTGTCGCGGGGATAAGCTCGATGCTTGCGCTGCTTGTGGTTTTATTTTTTACCGTGCCGTTTGCCTCTGCATGTCTTAAAATTTCGTTAAAAACTTTTTACCACGACTTGATTTTGTGTATTATAGGCAATGTAATTGCGTCGCTTATATTTTTAAGCGTGAAATATTTTATTCCGGCAACAAGTTGGACACTGCTGCTCGCAGCGCTTGCAGTAAGCGGAATATTAACTGTAACTGTGAATTTCTTTGTGCTTCTAAATTCAAATGAACGGGCGTTTTTAATAGACAGGTTGCTGAAAAGAGGGCAGGTATGAAGAAGGTTTTATTTATTAATGACTTTCTCAGCGGTGGAGGGACAGAAAATAGCCTTGGTGCTTTAACGGAAGCACTTGCAGACAAGTTTGATATTACAGTTTTAACGATCTACAGGCATAAAGATCCGTACTTAATTTTAGACAGAAGGATAAAATACAAATATTTATTTTTAAAAAGAGAGTGTCCCGATTTTTTATTAAGGCAGTTAAGGAGAGTTAGACGCAGATTATTTATTGCGTTTCATAGATATGATATTGCGGTTTCATATAAAGAGGGACCTTGCGCTAAACTTTGCTCAAAAATAAAATCTTCTAGAAAGTTTGCGTGGATTCACGCTGACTTTTCTACATTTCACTGGACTGATGGCTATTTTAAAAAAGGTGAAGAAAAGCGTTTACTTGAAAGCTTTGATAAAGTAATTGCTGTGTCTGAAAAATCAAAAGACGGGTTAGTTTCAGCAGTTAGAATAGAAAAAGAAAAAATATCGGTAATTCCCAATATTATCGATAAAGAAAAAATCGAAAAGTTATCTAAAGAAAAAGTCAACATAAAAAAGCCTGAAATGCTGCTATTAAGCATAGGAAGACTCGATAGTATTAAGTGCTATGACGGGTACCTTGAAATTTGCAGAAAGCTTTGGAATGAAGGATATCACTTTGAGGTATGGCTAGTGGGCGACGGACCTATGCGCAGCTTGCTAAAGTCATATATTGATAAATTTGGTCTTATAAATGTAAAACTTATAGGTAATATTGAGAATCCATATCCGTATTTAAAAATGGCTGACTGGTTTGTTCATCCTTCGCATAGTGAAGGCTTTGGCATTGTACTTGCTGAAAGTGCTGTGCTCCACGTCCCAATATTATCGACTGATTGCGGTATAGCACGGGAGGTTATAGGTGAAAACGGGGGAATTGTAGTTAATGATGACGCGGCGCTGGAAATGGGGCTGCGCAGGGTTTTGCAAAATAAAGAACTGAAAAAAGATGCTGAAACATATCTGAAAGAACATGAGCCTACTTACGATAAGAATTATGTTGCAGGTATGGTAAAGAAGTTATTTGAGGCGGAAGATATATGAGAGTAGGAATTTTAACTTTTCATATGGCTCATAATTACGGCGCAATGCTTCAGGCGTATGCGCTTTGCCGGACTGTCCGGAGTCTGGGGGTTAAATGCGAGGTCATTGATTATCGTTTGCCTGAGATATACGAATATTATAGAAAAGAAAATCTGGAAGACGCAATAATAAAAAACGGATACCTGATTGGATTGCTGAAGTTTATAAAATGGCATATTACCGGTTACTACAGACGCGATAAAAGGTGGCTTTTATTTCATAGATTTATGACGAATGATATAGGCATATCGGGTAAATGTTTAAGCAAAAAGGAAGATCTATTAAAGCTAGATTATGATGCATACATTTGCGGAAGCGATCAGATATGGAATAAAGACTTGACCGGTGGAATCAAAGGAGAATACTATTGTGATTTTGCAAAAGAATCCGCACTAAAAATCTCTTATGCTGCAAGCCGTGGAGTCAATTTTTTAACTGATGATGAAAAGAATGAGATATTAAAACTATTAAGCAATTTTGATTTTATAAGTGTCAGGGAGGCAGAATTTCAAAAATATTTGTCTGAAAACACAGATTTAGATGTCCGGCTTGTTTTAGACCCGAGTTTGCTTATAACATGCGAGGATTGGAAACAAATTGCTAAGCCGTCAAAATTAAATGATTATGTGCTTATTTACAAAGTTGAAAAAAATGATTTAATATATGAGTTGGCAAGACGCATAGCTAAAGAAAAGAGGCTTGAGATTGTTGAAATTACATATCAAAACGATACAAGCCTTATTGATGTTATACAGCTTGAGAATGTAGGGCCTAAAGAGTTTGTTGGTTTGATTGAGTCTGCTGAATTTGTCATAACAAATTCTTTTCATGGAACCGGTTTTTCGATTTTATTTAATAAGGATTTTTATTGCATACCGCATTCAAAGTTCAGAAGCCGGACAGATTCTCTGCTTTCAGAGCTGGGACTCGGCTCACGCTGTATTACGGATGCTGAAAAATATAATGTAAATGAGCATATAGATTATACGGTCGCTTATAAAAAACTTAATGATTTAAGAAAAATATCTATCAAATTCCTTAAAAATGCTTTATTTAACAGGGAGCAATAGAATGCCGGACTTTTATCTTGATTCTAAAAACAAATCCCAATGTTATGGCTGCGGGGCATGTGCAAATATTTGTCCTAAAGACAGTATAAAGATGAAACAGGACGATGAAGGATTTTTATATCCATCTGTTAACAAGAAAAACTGTATCGAATGCGGGCTTTGCCGAAAAGTTTGTCCTTTCAAAAATACTTTTAGACAAGATATGTTAACTTTTCCTGAGTTTTATGCCGCTTGGGCTTTAGACGAGAATATCCTCATGGATAGCAG encodes:
- a CDS encoding GDSL-type esterase/lipase family protein translates to NEQNNDAYDSLEIYNASGHTLNLKDYKIGEKVDSGKMDDPLFTGDTVFTNINDITKTSTMWGNTDKEPSEIPMKAGEAWTVWVKYLPSVVNYDVDSFKALNYDNLANVVLYADPNKSVLAEWPADKGPTAAPSDKYDPNRSNFYLTNFGIYGTSDSKRIFLYVLKKTAEIDGSNIQSVVKNPDDIVSYAKYYRTSSVDSGASNLLTYAGDGCMKMSNSNVDNSMGKIYNWQKPVYSFDKEAPQITFNPPAVLSPGSANITASVKDDYDLRVGRVYYKTDSMSDWMSVEDDFTFDDSRDKTAATLTTKIPQVKLDGTSKVEYYIEVSDGGGNKTYAGSRDNPYTAKVSDQVAPVVSDIYPADGKAISGMFTGYVSAKLSDDFGIDPSSGVVTIKQGDTVVLNRQVPAKGVSDIGLWCNINDKYFLPGSYKLTVSVKDKSGNIAENTTSFTFKAPEAGHIYHMSPKVTNLGENTTLSAAIGESADTMTLHYGLAGSGKFDTIDMSAAEKNDGYSVFTADAASDKFASLGRIDYYFTSGDVTSDTYTVSTDGKSFSELLSSDKPLRWLFIGDSITHNFSHTGAMNNYVEMLEQRVKVEMGRSNDVFVNSGVSGQKTNDVLVGIEQQALQFEPDVIFINIGMNDRGAIKPDDIALFKSRLNTIVDKLRNINGKVPKICLLTVVPRGSTYTMDYMANYETVNQIYYTHLDIVREQGLQYVDLFKPFMLERDVDPINNVANFHTDPTHPNRRGHLLMATSIMKGIGIYDPKNSAVCSLNGEDYLNNVDIRPAAKIDYSSDGSVSGTFKKLVGGSIDWGIIGANQMLGMSTYTGGRSLSRQLENGIRNRTSTASVYENRVLNFSTADATPGYFAENLNTLIGPNTPDSSHPIKYYIIMPEVPDVYKDGYQHSADKVAQYKADVTALLSKTKADLNIIVTPPASSDAKINGYLADYVKALHEITLDDSSALIDVYKTMNDNMNNIPWLSRNWFLQDGTINYVAARDIAMMILTSINENGGDILYSDLSTTSFRDTGSGTRYDNIAPSYTTDGLNTVIDVSNILSDKLYSGKDLTFAVSREPAVNTHFNSGDDKQIAYAKANDGKITIREGKAGTYTYRVLVQDKGLTTELKDITVTLSGGTAVTDIAPEHWAYDYAMGLLNVGIISGESADNGISLRPSSNITREETAKILTGVFNLPVVTGEIANGDNSSDWAKDYLATVNAKGIMLGTDGMMNGRNTATRAEVVAMLGRAMGNSDADLSKLEGYADKGSIPDWAKSGAAVLIKAGVIGGYDDGCLHLERSITRAELFAMVSRILASK
- a CDS encoding glycosyltransferase; translation: MKKVLFINDFLSGGGTENSLGALTEALADKFDITVLTIYRHKDPYLILDRRIKYKYLFLKRECPDFLLRQLRRVRRRLFIAFHRYDIAVSYKEGPCAKLCSKIKSSRKFAWIHADFSTFHWTDGYFKKGEEKRLLESFDKVIAVSEKSKDGLVSAVRIEKEKISVIPNIIDKEKIEKLSKEKVNIKKPEMLLLSIGRLDSIKCYDGYLEICRKLWNEGYHFEVWLVGDGPMRSLLKSYIDKFGLINVKLIGNIENPYPYLKMADWFVHPSHSEGFGIVLAESAVLHVPILSTDCGIAREVIGENGGIVVNDDAALEMGLRRVLQNKELKKDAETYLKEHEPTYDKNYVAGMVKKLFEAEDI
- a CDS encoding polysaccharide pyruvyl transferase family protein — its product is MRVGILTFHMAHNYGAMLQAYALCRTVRSLGVKCEVIDYRLPEIYEYYRKENLEDAIIKNGYLIGLLKFIKWHITGYYRRDKRWLLFHRFMTNDIGISGKCLSKKEDLLKLDYDAYICGSDQIWNKDLTGGIKGEYYCDFAKESALKISYAASRGVNFLTDDEKNEILKLLSNFDFISVREAEFQKYLSENTDLDVRLVLDPSLLITCEDWKQIAKPSKLNDYVLIYKVEKNDLIYELARRIAKEKRLEIVEITYQNDTSLIDVIQLENVGPKEFVGLIESAEFVITNSFHGTGFSILFNKDFYCIPHSKFRSRTDSLLSELGLGSRCITDAEKYNVNEHIDYTVAYKKLNDLRKISIKFLKNALFNREQ